From one Dermacentor silvarum isolate Dsil-2018 chromosome 3, BIME_Dsil_1.4, whole genome shotgun sequence genomic stretch:
- the LOC119444612 gene encoding uncharacterized protein K02A2.6-like has protein sequence MWHTRLVPSSVPPYLLPIEVCGHLISMELETGASVSVMAGKLFKRIFPDVSVEASGVMLRRYSGQLSQVQGQAQPRPLPFALKDGVTQELQRLQREGILVPVKTSEWAAPIVPVLKRDGSARICGDFKVTINPVATVEKYPQPRNEDLWSALSGGQKFTKLDLRDAYQQLVLQDASRKYVTISTTLGLFQYTRLPFGVASAPAIFQREMDNLFRGMRHVAVYLNDILVTGTDDGDHLQNLHNVLARLQDAGLKVNLGREFQAITDHTPLLGLLGPDKAVPVQASPRVVRWALRLAAYNYRLVYRPGKDLRPADALSRLPLPEVPAAAPEPAELFMLEHAYPEVLSRSAVSQATIWDPVLSQVVKAVSRGEELVQQAYSDKAAELSLQQGCLLWGSRVVIPQSLRSRVLQLLHAGHPGVEKTNMVARSHVWWPGLDQDIAHMVQSCQVCQEHQRASRHVEITSWPFPQRPWSHLHVDFGGPFKGHYFLVVVDAFSKWVEVLPVTTPSAGATIAALRQVFAAQGLPDVIVSDNGPAFASTEYLAWLTKNGIRRMMVPPYHPASNGAAARVLQTIKDKLKKCKAGDFRTQVARALFQYRTTPHDVTGRAPCELLLGRMVKTPLDVLHPDLRSTALLKQLKQKLAADSGCRPEPLPEPGAPVFTRNFRPGPPWAAGEVLSPASASSMLVRMPGGNTWHRHADHVRPLLVTQPATLGATSEGQPAGGPTATSVAASEAPEAASVASCAAPVEPLPSSAPSSRPVTADPPDGAQLAQGAPGVATPGSSTPEPRRSTRQRRPQDRYSPG, from the exons ATGTGGCACACACGCCTTGTTCCGTCGTCTGTGCCACCGTATCTGCTGCCCATTGAAGTCTGCGGGCACCTCATTTCCATGGAGCTGGAGACAGGGGCCAGCGTGTCGGTCATGGCCGGGAAACTGTTCAAGCGTATTTTCCCCGACGTGTCCGTCGAGGCTTCGGGCGTGATGCTGCGCAGATACTCCGGACAGCTCTCCCAGGTCCAGGGGCAGGCCCAG CCTCGCCCACTGCCATTCGCCCTGAAGGACGGGGTCACCCAGGAGCTGCAACGGTTACAGCGAGAGGGCATCCTGGTGCCCGTCAAGACCTCCGAGTGGGCCGCTCCCATAGTTCCAGTCCTCAAGCGAGATGGGAGTGCCAGGATCTGTGGGGATTTCAAGGTCACCATCAACCCCGTCGCTACCGTCGAGAAGTACCCGCAGCCCCGGAATGAAGATCTCTGGTCAGCGTTGTCCGGGGGACAGAAGTTCACAAAGCTCGACCTCCGAGACGCTTACCAGCAGCTGGTGCTCCAGGACGCCTCCCGGAAGTATGTCACGATATCGACAACTTTGGGGCTCTTCCAGTACACGCGCTTACCGTTTGGCGTGGCCTCAGCCCCGGCCATCTTTCAGAGGGAGATGGACAACCTCTTCAGGGGCATGAGGCACGTGGCAGTGTACTTGAACGACATCCTGGTTACTGGCACCGACGACGGGGACCACCTGCAGAACCTGCACAACGTCCTGGCACGATTGCAGGACGCAGGTCTCAAGGTCAACCTGGGAAG AGAATTTCAGGCAATCACGGACCACACGCCGCTGCTGGGTCTGCTGGGGCCGGACAAGGCGGTTCCCGTGCAGGCCTCGCCTCGAGTGGTACGCTGGGCCTTGAGGCTTGCGGCCTACAACTACCGGCTGGTCTACCGTCCGGGAAAGGACCTGAGACCTGCTGATGCCCTTAGCCGCCTGCCCCTGCCGGAGGTGCCAGCTGCTGCTCCAGAGCCTGCTGAACTGTTCATGCTGGAGCATGCGTACCCGGAGGTACTCTCCAGATCTGCGGTGTCACAGGCGACCATTTGGGATCCAGTCCTGTCCCAGGTGGTCAAGGCGGTGTCCCGAGGGGAGGAGTTGGTGCAGCAGGCTTACAGCGACAAGGCTGCCGAGCTGAGCCTGCAGCAGGGCTGCCTACTCTGGGGTTCCAGGGTGGTCATCCCACAAAGTCTCCGGTCCAGGGTCCTGCAGTTGCTGCACGCGGGTCATCCTGGTGTAGAAAAGACGAACATGGTGGCCCGGTCTCACGTTTGGTGGCCTGGCCTGGACCAGGACATTGCTCACATGGTGCAGAGCTGCCAGGTCTGCCAGGAGCACCAGCGGGCCTCACGTCATGTGGAGATCACCTCCTGGCCATTCCCACAGAGACCCTGGTCCCACTTACATGTGGATTTTGGGGGTCCCTTCAAGGGCCACTACTTCCTGGTAGTGGTGGACGCCttttcgaagtgggtggaggtccTACCTGTCACCACTCCTTCAGCAGGCGCGACCATTGCGGCGCTGCGACAGGTCTTCGCCGCCCAGGGGTTGCCGGACGTCATCGTGTCCGACAATGGCCCCGCTTTCGCCAGCACAGAGTACCTGGCCTGGCTGACAAAGAACGGAATTCGCCGGATGATGGTTCCGCCGTACCACCCTGCTTCAAACGGTGCAGCCGCGCGGGTGCTCCAGACAATCAAGGACAAACTGAAAAAGTGTAAGGCTGGAGATTTCAGGACGCAGGTTGCCCGGGCCCTGTTTCAGTACCGGACCACGCCCCACGACGTCACTGGCCGTGCCCCCTGCGAGCTCCTGCTGGGTCGGATGGTAAAGACACCCTTGGACGTCCTGCATCCGGACCTCCGGTCCACAGCGCTCCTGAAACAGTTGAAGCAGAAGCTGGCTGCTGACAGCGGGTGCCGTCCCGAGCCTTTGCCGGAGCCCGGAGCTCCGGTCTTCACCAGGAATTTCCGTCCTGGTCCACCCTGGGCCGCCGGAGAGGTGCTATCTCCTGCCAGCGCCTCATCAATGCTCGTCCGCATGCCGGGCGGGAACACGTGGCACCGGCACGCCGACCATGTTCGGCCTCTCCTCGTGACCCAGCCTGCAACCTTGGGCGCCACTTCAGAAGGCCAGCCCGCAGGGGGGCCAACGGCAACATcggtcgctgccagcgaagcaccAGAGGCGGCAAGCGTCGCCAGTTGTGCGGCACCAGTTGAGCCACTACCAAGTTCGGCGCCATCTTCAAGGCCGGTCACTGCTGACCCTCCGGACGGAGCTCAACTGGCTCAGGGAGCACCCGGTGTTGCCACACCCGGATCGTCAACACCTGAGCCCAGGCGGAGTACTCGACAGCGGAGGCCGCAGGACCGTTACTCGCCTGGTTAA